Below is a genomic region from [Limnothrix rosea] IAM M-220.
CCTTTAATTTGAGTCTAATGGTAGCAAGGCAAACTTGTTGCGTTTAGACAGACTCAAATTAAAGGGTTTATTTTTCTTTTTTATTAAAATTTTGACGCATTTTTTTTAGTTAAAAAAGCGTATTTTAAGCCACAATAGATAGAGAAATTTTATTTTTTTCTTTATGCTTGCTAATAGAGTTGAGGCATTTTTTAGTGACTTCTTGCTGGCATTGCTCCATGACCTACCAAGGACACCAGTCATGGGTGCGGGCGATCGCCGTGAGTCCCGCCAAGGATTTTTTTGTCACGGCTAGTGGCGATAAAACAGCAAAAATTTGGCACTTCAATCAACCGGATGCTGTTTATACCTTCGGAAGACATCGCTCGTGGCTGCGGTGTGTGGCGATTCAATTTGATAGTCAGGTGATCGCCACAGGAGGCAATGACGACAGCATTGAACTGTGGGAACCCCACACAGGCAAAAAACTTTCCCAGCTCACAGGTCACCACGACTGGGTGCGGGCACTGCTTTTCGAGCAACATACTTTGATCAGCGCCTCCCAAGATAAAACAATTAAAATTTGGCAGCCGCATAGGAGTGATCAGGCGATCGCCACATTGCGAGGCCATGACCATTGGGTTGTCAGCCTAGCCGTCAGTCCAGCACAGCAAATATTAGTCAGTGGCAGCAAAGATCACACTGTGCGGTTATGGTCTTTATTTAGTAATCAAATTCTCAAGGTCCTAGTCGATCACCAAGCGGAAGTACTCACAACAGCGGCGCATCCTTCCGGTAAATTTGCCATTAGTGCCGATGGAGATGGTGTCGTCAAATTTTGGTCACTGCAAGCACAAAACATATTGCAAAGTTTTCAAGCCCACGGCCAATCCATTAACAGCATTTGTTTTAGTGATGATGGCCAACTGTTTGCGACAGGTTCCCAAGATAAAACAATTAAAATTTGGCAATTAAAAACAGGGAAGGCGATCGCCAAACTGACAGGTCATCAAGGCTGGGTCTGGTCCATTAGCTTCCTGCCCCACAGTTATGATCTGTTGAGCGCTAGCTGGGATACGACAATTAAATATTGGCAATACACACCATCAAAAAAATAAAAAAATCTAAATATTCTTAACCTCAAAAAACCTATTCCGATATATCAAAATTCAGACTGCCATAAAAGCCTTTCGCCCTTGACCCAATGCCCCAAAAAAGTAGATGTCAATAAAGTATAAAAACCCATATTAGACATTATTTCGCACCTTGACTGCAAGCCTTCCAAGTCCAATGGGCGAAGCAAACTGATGCACTAATTATAATTAAGAAAAAATAAAAAATTTACACTCGCTACCTCCGAGGATGAATTCACATTTTTTCATATATATCCAAGGGAGGTTAAAAAAAGATAGTCAATCTTCTTTACTAAGTGGGCGGGTACATTCTGCCCTGACGACTTTTCTTGTTCAATATCTATGGTTTTAGCAAACACTTCAGATCGAATTTTAGTGGTGGACGACTCCCCCGACAATTTGTTGTTAATTCAAAGCATTCTAGAAAATGAAGAGTTGGATTTAGTAACGGCGACCAATGGGACTGAAGCCCTTGAACTTATCGAGAAAGAGTCATTTCAACTGATCCTACTGGACGTGATGATGCCCGATATAGATGGCTTTGAGGTGACACGTCGTATTCGGAGTAATGAATCGTTGCCCTATATGCCGATTTTGCTGATTACAGCCCATGCCCAACCTAGTGTTGCCCTTGGTTTAGACATTGGTGCGGATGATTTTATCCGTAAGCCTGTGGAAATTGATGAGCTATTGGCGCGGGTTCGTTGCCTCCTGCGTCTGAAGCACACCGTTGACGAAAAAAATGCGATCGCCCTACAGCGGGAAGACTTTGCCTCACGCCTCACCCATGATATGCGCACCCCTTTGATTGCAGCTGATCGTATGCTGAGTCTGATGATGAAAGGGGCTTTGGGAGAATTATCAGATTCAATGATCGAGATTTTACAAACCATGTCCCGCAGTAACGCGAACTTGCTGGAAATGGTGAACAATATTCTGGAGGTTTATCGTTATGAATCGGCTCAAAAAACCTTTCATTTCAGTAAAACGAATCTCAAAAAAGTGATCAATAACGTCATTCAAGAACTACAACCCCTTGCCCTTGAAAAAAAACTCTCCCTCGAAATGTCTGTGCCTTCCCATCCCGTCTGGATCGAAGGCGATCGCCTCGCCCTGCACCGTGTCATTACCAACCTAGTGAGTAATTCCATTAAATTTACAACCGCAGGCTTTGTAAAAATAGATTTAAGCTATGCAGATACCAACACAATTTTAGTGAAAGTTAGCGATAGCGGGTCTGGTATTGCCCTGAGTGACCAGGCCGAAATTTTCGAGCGCTTCCGTCAAGGCAAGCATTTTAAAGGGGGTAGCGGTCTCGGATTACACCTTTCACGGCTCATCATTGAAGCCCACCAAGGCAACATCTCATTTCAATCAAAACCCAAGCAAGGGACAGATTTTTTTATTACTTTACCCACATATCAGAGTACCCATTCTGGCAACCCCAGCGAGGAGGAATAAAGGATGTATGATTGAAGACCGTGAATTAAATTATTTCAGTATTTCAGTCACATGAGTAAAGGCACTCTCTTTGATAAAGTTTGGGATTTACACACCGTTAAGGTGCTGCCTTCTGGTCAAACACAATTGTTTATCGGACTGCACCTAATCCATGAAGTTACAAGCCCCCAAGCCTTCGCGATGCTAAGAGAGCGTGGCCTAAAAGTCATGTATCCCCAACGTACTGTTGCAACGGTTGATCATATTGTCCCAACTTCCAACCAAGCGCGTCCCTTTGCGGATCCCCTAGCAGAGCAGATGATGCAAGAGCTGGAAAAAAATACTAAGGAAAATAATATTCGTTTTTACAATGTTGGCTCTGGTAGCCAAGGGATTGTGCACGTGATTGCGCCGGAACAAGGTCTCACCCAACCGGGTATGACGGTCGCCTGCGGTGATTCCCATACTTCTACCCATGGTGCTTTTGGGGCGATCGCCTTCGGGATTGGTACATCTCAAGTGCGGGATGTTTTGGCTTCCCAGACCTTAGCTTTAGCGAAACTCAAGGTGCGCAAAATTGAGGTGAATGGCGATTTGCAGCCGGGTGTCTATGCCAAAGACGTGATTTTGCACATTATCCGCAAACTCGGTGTAAAGGGCGGTGTGGGATATGCCTACGAATATGCCGGGAGTACTTTCGAAAAAATGTCCATGGAAGAGCGCATGACCGTCTGTAATATGGCCATCGAGGGCGGTGCGCGGTGCGGCTACGTCAATCCCGACCAAGTGACCTACGACTATCTCAAAGGTCGTGACTTTGCACCCAAAGATGGTGACTGGGATAAGGCGATCGCCTGGTGGGAGAGCCTGCGGAGCGATGCCGATGCCGAGTACGACGATGTTGTCACCTTTGACGCAGCAGACATTCCACCAACAGTTACTTGGGGAATTACCCCCGGCCAAGGTATTGGCGTTGACGAACCCGTACCGACAACCGATAGTATGCCTGCCGATGAACAAGCCCTTGCCCTCGAAGCCTACAAATATATGCAGCTCGAACCCGGCAAACCCCTCCAAGGCACTAAGATCAATGTCTGCTTTATCGGTAGTTGTACCAATGGTCGGTTAAGCGATCTCCAAGAAGCCGCCAAATATGCCCAAGGCAAAAAAGTTGCAGAAGGCGTTAAAGCTTTCGTTGTCCCCGGTTCTGAACGGGTTAAAGTTGCAGCAGAAGCAGCAGGTCTCGATAAAATTTTCACCGAAGCCGGTTTTGAATGGCGTGAACCCGGCTGTTCCATGTGTCTGGCGATGAACCCCGACAAACTCGAAGGCGACCAAATTAGTGCCTCTTCTTCCAACCGCAACTTTAAAGGTCGTCAGGGTTCTGCCACTGGTCGTACGTTGCTGATGAGCCCTGCCATGGTGGTGGCTGCCGCCATCAAAGGTGAAGTGAGTGATGTGCGCGAACTAGTCTAGG
It encodes:
- the leuC gene encoding 3-isopropylmalate dehydratase large subunit, with product MSKGTLFDKVWDLHTVKVLPSGQTQLFIGLHLIHEVTSPQAFAMLRERGLKVMYPQRTVATVDHIVPTSNQARPFADPLAEQMMQELEKNTKENNIRFYNVGSGSQGIVHVIAPEQGLTQPGMTVACGDSHTSTHGAFGAIAFGIGTSQVRDVLASQTLALAKLKVRKIEVNGDLQPGVYAKDVILHIIRKLGVKGGVGYAYEYAGSTFEKMSMEERMTVCNMAIEGGARCGYVNPDQVTYDYLKGRDFAPKDGDWDKAIAWWESLRSDADAEYDDVVTFDAADIPPTVTWGITPGQGIGVDEPVPTTDSMPADEQALALEAYKYMQLEPGKPLQGTKINVCFIGSCTNGRLSDLQEAAKYAQGKKVAEGVKAFVVPGSERVKVAAEAAGLDKIFTEAGFEWREPGCSMCLAMNPDKLEGDQISASSSNRNFKGRQGSATGRTLLMSPAMVVAAAIKGEVSDVRELV
- a CDS encoding sensor histidine kinase, encoding MVLANTSDRILVVDDSPDNLLLIQSILENEELDLVTATNGTEALELIEKESFQLILLDVMMPDIDGFEVTRRIRSNESLPYMPILLITAHAQPSVALGLDIGADDFIRKPVEIDELLARVRCLLRLKHTVDEKNAIALQREDFASRLTHDMRTPLIAADRMLSLMMKGALGELSDSMIEILQTMSRSNANLLEMVNNILEVYRYESAQKTFHFSKTNLKKVINNVIQELQPLALEKKLSLEMSVPSHPVWIEGDRLALHRVITNLVSNSIKFTTAGFVKIDLSYADTNTILVKVSDSGSGIALSDQAEIFERFRQGKHFKGGSGLGLHLSRLIIEAHQGNISFQSKPKQGTDFFITLPTYQSTHSGNPSEEE
- a CDS encoding WD40 repeat domain-containing protein codes for the protein MTYQGHQSWVRAIAVSPAKDFFVTASGDKTAKIWHFNQPDAVYTFGRHRSWLRCVAIQFDSQVIATGGNDDSIELWEPHTGKKLSQLTGHHDWVRALLFEQHTLISASQDKTIKIWQPHRSDQAIATLRGHDHWVVSLAVSPAQQILVSGSKDHTVRLWSLFSNQILKVLVDHQAEVLTTAAHPSGKFAISADGDGVVKFWSLQAQNILQSFQAHGQSINSICFSDDGQLFATGSQDKTIKIWQLKTGKAIAKLTGHQGWVWSISFLPHSYDLLSASWDTTIKYWQYTPSKK